The following proteins are co-located in the Vigna angularis cultivar LongXiaoDou No.4 chromosome 2, ASM1680809v1, whole genome shotgun sequence genome:
- the LOC108328740 gene encoding chymotrypsin inhibitor 3 codes for MASATLFAIFLLSALTFYPPSTTAQPVTDANGNIVTNGGRFFILPRYFGTGGGIERARTGDEKSPLSAESALVTNMFNSVRFESNEWIAVEGQSEGTFVKVGYPNSLSGFFTIHRVSSANSYKFQFCSTDGKPCGNVGIVKDEAGNRLLAINQETPFEFVLTELPSAVSK; via the exons ATGGCGAGTGCAACGCTCTTTGCTATCTTCCTTCTTTCTGCCCTAACTTTCTACCCTCCTTCAACCACTGCTCAACCTGTCACGGACGCCAATGGTAACATCGTTACAAATGGTGGCCGATTCTTTATATTGCCACGCTATTTTGGAACCGGCGGTGGAATTGAACGAGCCAGAACCGGAGACGAAAAATCCCCTCTCTCT GCAGAGTCAGCATTAGTTACGAATATGTTCAACTCGGTGAGGTTTGAGAGTAATGAGTGGATAGCTGTTGAGGGTCAGTCTGAAGGAACCTTCGTTAAAGTTGGCTACCCAAATTCCCTCTCAGGTTTCTTCACCATTCACAGAGTTTCCTCAGCCAATAGCTATAAATTTCAGTTCTGTTCAACTGATGGCAAACCCTGCGGTAATGTTGGGATTGTGAAGGATGAAGCAGGGAACAGGCTTTTGGCCATCAATCAGGAAACCCCATTCGAGTTTGTTCTTACGGAACTTCCCTCTGCAGTATCTAAATGA